A single Brassica rapa cultivar Chiifu-401-42 chromosome A04, CAAS_Brap_v3.01, whole genome shotgun sequence DNA region contains:
- the LOC103864095 gene encoding protein LURP-one-related 17, giving the protein MFPFSKHRSRSVHGDDVLSSTQPIVAVTSIVETGGACTTLTVWRKSLLVSCEGFTVIDSNGDLIYRVDNYARTRPEELILMDKDGNSVLLMHRTKKITLAGSWGIYEAKDTNGEAKVPKSPIWYMRKNLKMNILSTNSNILAYVYSAPYDKKNSYVIKGSYRCKSCKIMHVPSNRTVVEIKRKEARTKGVRFGSDVFDLVVSPDFDTGLAMALVLLLDQMFSK; this is encoded by the exons ATGTTTCCTTTCTCGAAGCATCGGTCAAGGTCGGTCCACGGCGATGATGTGTTGTCCTCCACGCAACCAATAGTGGCCGTCACCTCCATCGTAGAAACCGGAGGCGCGTGTACGACACTCACAGTATGGAGAAAATCGCTCCTGGTTAGTTGTGAAGGTTTCACGGTGATAGACTCTAATGGAGATTTGATCTACCGGGTTGATAACTAtgcccgaacccgacccgaagaaCTTATCCTCATGGACAAAGATGGTAACTCCGTCCTCCTCATGCACCGTACCAAG AAAATTACGCTAGCAGGTAGTTGGGGAATATATGAAGCAAAGGATACTAATGGCGAAGCAAAAGTACCAAAGAGCCCAATCTGGTACATGAGgaagaacttgaagatgaatATTTTGAGCACCAATTCCAACATTTTGGCGTACGTATATTCAGCGCCGTACGATAAGAAGAACTCTTACGTCATCAAAGGATCGTACAGATGTAAATCGTGTAAGATAATGCACGTCCCATCAAACCGGACAGTGGTGGAGATCAAAAGAAAAGAGGCCAGAACTAAAGGAGTCCGGTTTGGTTCAGATGTTTTTGATCTGGTTGTTAGTCCAGATTTTGACACCGGTTTAGCGATGGCTTTGGTTTTGTTATTAGACCAAATGTTCTCTAAATAA
- the LOC103864093 gene encoding probable receptor-like protein kinase At5g39030 — translation MPSNLDNLSFAASPSYQDVEVSQVPFTEARIFQSEFTYKFQVSPGWKFLRLYFYRTRYGSDFSSNSFFFSVTVDGLTLLKNFNADLTTVRTYEPESKYFIKEFIVTAYKTLRLTFTPSTDSLAFVNGVEIVSIPDGFYTKGGFDDKIKNVGSNIDFELDDEITLETVYRLNVGGHMVSVVNDTGMFRQWFSDDDFLLSENSGIIPVVASVKLNYTEKTPAYIAPDDVYKTYLTMGNVNNPTLNLNFNFPVDAGFNYLVRLHFCETLPEVNEPGQRVFTIFIRNQIAKLEMDVIDMSGGSRMPVYLDFSVYVGSESGLRPYLRLDLHPYTEIAPRYYDAILNGVEILKLINDDGIAGPNPKLVMSGGESHVTGQKRVITITLIAVGSVTGLVSILVLLILLVRRQIKRKKNRQSNSVAMFKVLLKHYTYAEVKKITKSFSHTIGKGGFGTVYGGNLCNGRKVAVKVLKDSTGNGEDFINEVASMSQTSHINIVSLLGFCYEGSKRAIVYEFLENGSLDQFISRKKPLTLDVTTLYGIALGVARGLEYLHYGCKSRIVHFDIKPQNILLDGNICPKVSDFGLAKLCEKRESIVPLIDTRGTIGYIAPEVFSRMYGGISYKSDVYSYGMLVIEMLGARSKEIVETTDSNATSVYFPDWIYNDLENGQQTWILGDEVTMEENEIAKKMILVSLWCIQPCPMDRPPMNRVVEMLEGSLDSLEIPPKPSMHISRGFVTDQSSSLPLFSHGEEEAGGNTETFESINI, via the coding sequence ATGCCGTCGAACTTAGACAACCTGTCGTTTGCTGCAAGTCCTTCATACCAAGACGTTGAGGTTTCTCAGGTTCCTTTCACGGAAGCTCGGATCTTCCAATCTGAGTTCACTTACAAATTCCAAGTCTCTCCAGGCTGGAAATTCCTCCGGTTATACTTCTATCGGACCCGTTACGGGTCCGACTTCAGTTCCAACAGTTTTTTCTTCTCTGTCACCGTCGACGGTTTAACTCTCTTAAAGAACTTTAACGCCGATTTAACAACGGTAAGGACTTATGAACCggaatcaaaatattttatcaaagaGTTTATCGTTACGGCTTACAAAACTCTCAGGCTCACCTTCACGCCCTCTACTGATTCGTTAGCTTTCGTTAACGGCGTGGAGATTGTCTCCATTCCTGATGGTTTTTACACAAAGGGTGGGTTTGATGACAAAATAAAAAACGTGGGTTCCAACATTGACTTCGAGTTAGATGACGAGATAACATTGGAGACCGTTTACCGCTTGAACGTCGGAGGACATATGGTTTCTGTAGTCAACGACACTGGAATGTTCCGACAATGGTTTTCTGATGATGATTTCCTTCTCAGTGAGAATTCAGGAATCATACCAGTGGTAGCGAGTGTGAAGCTGAACTACACAGAGAAGACTCCCGCTTACATTGCCCCGGATGATGTGTACAAGACGTATCTAACGATGGGGAACGTCAACAACCCTACACTCAACCTGAATTTCAACTTCCCAGTTGATGCCGGGTTTAACTATCTCGTGAGGCTTCATTTTTGTGAGACTTTACCAGAAGTGAACGAACCTGGCCAACGTGTCTTCACCATCTTCATCAGGAATCAGATTGCAAAGCTTGAGATGGATGTGATTGACATGAGCGGTGGTTCTCGCATGCCAGTGTATCTAGACTTCAGTGTATATGTGGGTTCTGAAAGTGGTCTTAGACCTTATCTACGACTTGACTTGCATCCTTACACGGAAATTGCCCCAAGGTATTATGATGCTATTCTGAATGGTGTAGAGATTCTGAAGCTGATCAATGATGACGGTATTGCTGGACCAAATCCAAAGCTTGTAATGTCCGGGGGCGAGTCACATGTGACTGGACAGAAACGGGTCATCACAATAACACTCATAGCTGTTGGTTCTGTGACTGGACTGGTGTCTATCCTTGTCTTACTAATCTTGTTGGTGCGACGTCAgataaaaaggaagaagaatagGCAGAGCAATAGTGTCGCTATGTTTAAGGTACTACTTAAACACTACACTTACGCAGAAGTgaagaaaattacaaaatcatttTCACATACGATTGGAAAAGGAGGATTTGGAACTGTTTATGGTGGAAATCTTTGTAATGGTCGTAAGGTTGCAGTTAAGGTATTAAAGGATTCAACGGGAAATGGAGAAGATTTCATCAACGAAGTTGCAAGCATGAGCCAAACATCTCACATAAACATTGTTTCTCTGCTTGGTTTTTGCTATGAAGGGTCCAAAAGGGCGATTGTATATGAGTTTCTCGAGAATGggtctttggatcagtttatcTCTAGAAAGAAGCCTTTGACTCTGGATGTGACAACTTTATACGGAATCGCGCTAGGCGTTGCTCGGGGATTGGAGTACTTGCACTATGGCTGCAAATCAAGAATCGTCCATTTCGACATTAAACCTCAAAATATTCTGTTAGATGGTAATATTTGTCCTAAAGTCTCAGACTTTGGCCTTGCTAAACTATGTGAAAAAAGAGAAAGCATTGTGCCACTGATAGACACGAGAGGAACTATAGGTTACATTGCACCTGAGGTGTTCTCAAGAATGTACGGTGGAATCTCCTATAAGTCTGATGTGTATAGCTATGGAATGCTGGTGATCGAGATGTTGGGGGCAAGAAGCAAAGAAATAGTTGAAACCACGGATTCCAATGCTACTTCGGTATACTTTCCTGATTGGATCTATAACGATCTTGAAAATGGACAACAAACGTGGATACTCGGAGATGAAGTAACTATGGAGGAAAACGAGATTGCAAAGAAGATGATATTGGTGAGTCTCTGGTGTATTCAACCATGCCCAATGGATCGTCCACCCATGAACAGAGTTGTTGAGATGTTAGAAGGAAGTTTGGATTCTCTTGAAATTCCCCCGAAACCTTCTATGCATATTTCCAGAGGGTTTGTTACTGatcaatcttcttctcttcctttatTTTCTCATGGCGAGGAGGAAGCTGGAGGAAATACTGAAACCTTTGAATCTATAAATATTTAg